In Streptomyces sp. NBC_01717, one DNA window encodes the following:
- a CDS encoding cupin domain-containing protein, with protein sequence MSSNEPANTGRKPRSEAWKTALTVLQTAKPPHIPEGAEAMTVLIEFPPGDPGTPPHRHSGPAFGYMLEGEMLFELEGEPERVIKAGETFWEPGGDVIHYQDGNNRTDSPSRFLVTMMCAPGQPMLTLVDDEELAQRKDRRAPRPA encoded by the coding sequence ATGTCGAGCAACGAGCCCGCGAACACAGGTCGGAAACCACGGTCCGAAGCGTGGAAGACCGCGCTGACCGTGCTGCAGACGGCCAAGCCGCCGCACATCCCGGAAGGGGCCGAGGCGATGACCGTTCTCATCGAATTCCCGCCAGGAGATCCGGGCACTCCTCCGCACCGCCATTCGGGGCCGGCCTTCGGCTACATGCTGGAGGGGGAGATGCTCTTCGAGCTCGAAGGTGAGCCGGAGCGTGTGATCAAAGCCGGGGAAACCTTTTGGGAGCCGGGCGGAGACGTAATCCACTATCAGGACGGAAACAACCGGACGGACTCCCCGAGCCGTTTCCTTGTCACGATGATGTGCGCGCCCGGCCAGCCCATGCTTACCCTGGTCGATGACGAGGAGCTGGCACAGCGTAAGGACCGGCGGGCCCCGCGGCCCGCCTGA